In Bradysia coprophila strain Holo2 unplaced genomic scaffold, BU_Bcop_v1 contig_358, whole genome shotgun sequence, one DNA window encodes the following:
- the LOC119081366 gene encoding uncharacterized protein LOC119081366, which yields MSSSMVFLVSMIAVFVPTNILQAVTAAEHLSKCSFTQKDATFSQFHPLSAIPDSQPDGFYAKVKVSVTSDYGDIHILLAESDDFENTNGYEFVSAPYINSEIRRRNSVYGKYEVLSATNISIEDYAPGITILELSVTKDGVIKVSVLSPNSTIASYDPSYLFTEYQKYRTLISNYSLETTDTQPFPINYISFSGHSKLQFNCDYGVFRDKALFVQTRCEAIYGWSQEKLFHAIESTDDFHPDGYYANVDISMLSDYGNLHVLLSETNEKTGPNPSYEIVIADRFGTESEFRRKNSISQGYDFVNQSSFTYNVKQHRSSVMMRISVSVDGVISFTDLDKNTTFTFTDTEKTIPVKYITFAGYRKWPATYEIDCLETKTICS from the exons ATGTCGTCTTCGATGGTATTTCTCGTATCGATGATAGCTGTATTTGTTCCAA CCAACATATTGCAGGCAGTCACAGCGGCAGAACATTTATCGAAATGTTCATTTACTCAGAAAGATGCCACGTTCAGTCAATTTCATCCATTGTCTGCAATACCGGATTCTCAACCCGATGGTTTTTATGCAAAGGTTAAAGTGTCGGTTACTTCGGATTACGGAGacatacacattttgttaGCAGAATCAGATGATTTTGAGAACACGAATGGATATGAATTCG TCTCGGCACCGTACATCAATAGCGAAATTCGTCGAAGAAATTCAGTATATGGAAAGTATGAAGTGCTATCAGCAACAAATATTTCTATCGAAGACTACGCACCGGGCATAACCATCCTTGAATTATCGGTAACTAAAG ATGGTGTGATTAAGGTTTCCGTTTTGAGTCCGAATTCCACCATTGCATCGTATGACCCAAGTTACTTGTTCACGGAATACCAGAAATACCGTACTTTGATTTCGAATTATAGTCTTGAAACAACTGATACACAGCCCTTCCCCATCAACtatatttctttttctggACACAGTaaacttcaatttaattgCGATTATGGAGTTTTTC gcGACAAAGCACTCTTTGTTCAGACTAGATGCGAAGCAATATATGGTTGGTCGCAGGAAAAGTTGTTTCATGCTATTGAATCAACAGACGATTTTCATCCCGATGGATATTATGCCAATGTGGATATTTCCATGTTATCTGATTATGGAAACTTGCACGTTTTATTATCAGAGACGAATGAAAAAACTGGACCGAATCCTTCTTATGAAATTG TGATCGCAGATCGATTTGGCACCGAGTCTGAATTCCGACGAAAAAATAGTATCAGTCAAGGCTATGATTTTGTGAATCAATCATCATTTACTTACAACGTTAAACAACACCGTTCCTCAGTGATGATGCGAATCTCAGTGTCAGTCG ATGGTGTAATATCATTTACCGATTTGGACAAAAATACTACATTCACTTTCACTGACACCGAAAAGACGATCCCAGTGAAGTACATTACATTCGCCGGGTACCGGAAGTGGCCTGCGACCTACGAGATCGACTGCTTGGAAACTAAAACAATTTGTTcgtaa